A genomic window from Armatimonadota bacterium includes:
- a CDS encoding aminoglycoside 6-adenylyltransferase, translating to MTLNLPIIEGPEPQAGFINRLAAAFAEENLILACWLHGSFGAGSADKFSDIDVAVAVDDDKFYHAFQSAKRIATSIGECVVAWESPKDINGAGFTAFYEDCNFLDVKVYRASRMPHICVKSPVKVLFDRKRLVHFSYEPKEEENLGAPLSEHVWWKMVYFWICVYSAVRFLKREDYWYAAGMISAIRGTLAQLFWLWTRPDEMTDMSFVVWGIVRRDLEDNLVSELASTVSDAEKKEMVDTLGRLIDLFHRYGQRIAEDTGSQYPEKLVDVITDFYRRECLKNAIISSCPPT from the coding sequence ATGACGTTGAATTTGCCAATAATAGAAGGTCCAGAGCCCCAGGCTGGTTTTATAAATCGACTAGCAGCGGCATTTGCAGAGGAAAACCTTATCCTTGCGTGCTGGCTTCACGGCTCCTTTGGAGCAGGCAGTGCAGATAAATTTTCTGACATTGATGTGGCTGTTGCTGTTGATGACGACAAGTTCTACCACGCGTTCCAAAGCGCCAAACGGATTGCAACTTCCATTGGGGAATGCGTTGTGGCTTGGGAAAGCCCGAAGGACATCAACGGAGCCGGCTTTACCGCGTTTTATGAGGACTGCAATTTTCTAGATGTAAAGGTCTACCGTGCCTCAAGAATGCCCCACATTTGCGTAAAATCGCCAGTGAAGGTTTTATTTGACCGCAAGCGTCTTGTGCACTTCTCATACGAGCCAAAAGAGGAGGAAAACCTTGGCGCGCCTCTTTCTGAGCACGTCTGGTGGAAAATGGTTTACTTCTGGATATGTGTTTATTCTGCGGTTAGGTTCTTAAAACGTGAAGATTATTGGTACGCAGCCGGAATGATAAGTGCTATTCGTGGCACCTTGGCTCAGCTGTTCTGGCTTTGGACCAGGCCGGATGAAATGACTGATATGTCTTTTGTAGTATGGGGTATCGTGCGCAGAGATTTAGAAGATAATCTCGTTTCTGAGCTTGCGTCTACTGTCTCGGATGCCGAAAAAAAGGAGATGGTTGACACCCTTGGACGGCTCATTGATCTTTTCCATCGTTATGGACAACGCATTGCTGAAGATACCGGATCGCAATACCCCGAGAAACTTGTTGATGTCATAACCGATTTTTATCGGCGTGAGTGCCTTAAAAATGCTATAATATCATCATGTCCGCCGACTTGA